From Camelus bactrianus isolate YW-2024 breed Bactrian camel chromosome 16, ASM4877302v1, whole genome shotgun sequence, the proteins below share one genomic window:
- the HASPIN gene encoding serine/threonine-protein kinase haspin, giving the protein MAASLPRPGSRLFRTYGAAGGGGPWRRPGQAAVQWFPPKDRKRFFSSSSSSDASGGGRSQSAASDDPDDPDFPGSPVGRPRRRAGNRLSKDPPSLIATPRRLRLRARCRQKCSTPCGPLGPPPFPEGNPGRLSPDLSVCSQPRDDGELGTSASLFSIPASPGPGPGPGSPAPGCSICTNSSASLDGVSEVLSGFPLPAASVDQASLPCSQEAATAGGRLTRLAHQAHASLRSALFSFLDSGNPEDSEFGADGKNMRESCCKRELVGRRLESPGLSSMGKKMATGQDCCRETGSQGAVQMEYEETRGCRGGVVPGKINRPERTGPSRKRKHQETADTSLLHHQQFKKGQKMEKDSFVTQDLTHVQNACSWTKARASFSFHKKKIVTAVSKLCSTSTIASSLSESFISEFSNPPVTNRTNSALSPWHSSSMYLLTPLKILHVTDKKASDAEKVYRECNQEGPVPFSYCLSTEKLKCCEKIGEGVFGEVFQTVANHTPVALKIIAIEGPELVNGAHQKTFEEILPEIIISKELSLLSNEAHNRTDGFIGLNSVHCVQGSYPPLLLQAWDRYNSAKGSANDRPDFFEDNQLFIVLEFEFGGIDLEQMRTKLPSIATAKSILHQITASLAVAEASLHFEHRDLHWGNVLLKKTSLKELHYTLNGQTSAIPTRGLQVNIIDYTLSRLERDGIVVFCDISTDEDLFTGEGDYQFEIYRLMRKENNNCWGEYHPHNNVLWLHYLTDKILKQMTFKSKCNTPAMKQVRRKIQHFHRTMLNFSSATDLLCQHSLFK; this is encoded by the coding sequence ATGGCGGCGTCACTCCCGCGACCCGGGAGTCGGCTCTTCCGAACGTATGGGGCTGCGGGCGGCGGGGGGCCGTGGCGGCGGCCGGGCCAGGCAGCCGTGCAGTGGTTCCCGCCGAAAGACCGGAAACGTTTcttcagcagcagcagtagcagcgaCGCCAGCGGGGGCGGCCGCTCGCAGTCCGCGGCCTCTGACGATCCTGACGACCCcgacttccccggcagcccggtGGGTCGGCCGCGGAGGCGCGCTGGCAACCGACTCTCCAAGGACCCGCCGAGTCTGATCGCGACCCCGAGACGTCTGAGGCTGCGAGCGCGGTGCCGGCAGAAGTGCAGCACCCCCTGCGGCCCTCTCGGACCGCCGCCCTTCCCCGAAGGCAACCCGGGCCGCCTGAGCCCGGACCTCAGTGTGTGCAGCCAGCCTAGGGACGACGGCGAGCTGGGCACCAGTGCCTCCCTGTTCAGCATTCCGGCCtctcctggccctggccctggccctgggtcCCCAGCGCCAGGATGCAGCATCTGTACCAACTCCTCCGCCTCTCTGGATGGAGTCTCTGAAGTTCTGAGCGGCTTCCCGCTCCCAGCAGCCTCCGTGGACCAGGCATCTCTCCCCTGCTCCCAGGAGGCAGCGACAGCAGGAGGCAGGCTCACCAGGTTGGCCCACCAAGCCCATGCCAGCCTCAGGTCAGCTCTCTTTAGCTTTTTGGACTCAGGAAATCCTGAGGATTCTGAATTTGGGGCAGATGGGAAGAATATGAGGGAGTCCTGCTGTAAAAGGGAACTAGTGGGAAGGAGGCTGGAGAGCCCAGGTTTATCAAGCATGGGTAAGAAAATGGCCACAGGCCAGGACTGTTGTCGAGAGACTGGGTCTCAAGGGGCTGTCCAGATGGAATATGAGGAGACCCGTGGGTGCAGAGGAGGTGTTGTACCTGGGAAAATCAACAGGCCTGAGAGAACTGGGCCAAGCAGGAAAAGGAAGCATCAGGAGACAGCAGATACCTCCCTCCTCCATCACCAGCAGTTTAAAAAGggccaaaagatggaaaaagattcATTTGTCACCCAGGACCTGACTCATGTACAGAATGCCTGCTCTTGGACCAAAGCCAGGGCTTCCTTCAGTTTCCACAAGAAGAAGATCGTGACTGCTGTGTCAAAATTGTGCAGCACCTCCACCATTGCCAGTTCTCTCTCTGAGTCCTTCATATCAGAATTTTCAAACCCTCCTGTCACGAACAGAACAAACAGTGCTCTGTCCCCTTGGCACTCCTCCTCCATGTATTTGCTAACCCCCTTAAAGATACTACATGTCACGGACAAAAAGGCATCCGATGCAGAAAAGGTTTACAGGGAATGCAATCAGGAGGGGCCTGTCCCCTTCAGCTATTGCCTGTCCACAGAAAAACTGAAATGCTGTGAGAAGATTGGCGAAGGGGTGTTTGGCGAAGTgtttcaaacagttgctaatcacaCACCTGTAGCCCTAAAAATCATTGCTATTGAGGGGCCGGAGTTAGTCAATGGAGCTCATCAAAAAACTTTTGAGGAAATCCTGCCTGAGATCATAATCTCCAAAGAGTTGAGCCTCTTGTCGAATGAGGCACACAACCGCACAGATGGCTTTATTGGGCTGAACTCGGTGCACTGTGTTCAAGGGTCTTACCCTCCCTTGCTCCTCCAAGCCTGGGATCGCTATAACTCAGCCAAAGGGTCTGCGAATGACCGGCCTGACTTTTTTGAGGACAACCAGCTCTTCATTGTGCTGGAATTTGAGTTTGGAGGGATCGACTTAGAGCAGATGAGAACGAAGTTGCCCTCCATCGCCACTGCAAAGAGCATCCTACACCAGATCACTGCGTCCCTCGCCGTGGCGGAGGCATCCCTGCACTTTGAGCACCGAGACTTACACTGGGGGAACGTGCTTTTAAAGAAAACCAGCCTCAAAGAGCTCCATTACACCCTCAACGGGCAGACGAGCGCCATCCCCACCCGTGGGCTGCAAGTCAACATCATTGACTACACCCTGTCACGCTTGGAGCGGGACGGGATCGTGGTTTTCTGTGACATTTCCACGGATGAGGACCTGTTTACGGGAGAAGGTGACTACCAGTTTGAGATCTACAGGCTAATGAGGAAGGAGAACAACAACTGCTGGGGCGAATACCACCCCCATAACAACGTGCTCTGGCTGCACTACCTCACAGATAAGATTCTGAAGCAGATGACCTTCAAGTCCAAGTGCAACACCCCTGCCATGAAGCAGGTGAGGAGAAAGATCCAGCATTTCCACAGGACCATGCTGAACTTCAGCTCTGCCACGGACCTGCTCTGCCAGCACAGCCTGTTTAAGTGA